The following are from one region of the Yoonia sp. R2331 genome:
- a CDS encoding caspase family protein, which yields MTRPLSVLAGALLSVSVLATGPALAQNSLIVERLINGSADILPFRGINPDTRAAKRYAIVIGNSDYADIPDLPNAHADAEVVATFLRAQGYLVRHHEDITKRGFEDMLRRVLFDVDRDTEVVVFFAGHGFQIGAENYLVPTDADLDSVYDVPFEAVSLGSLVGIIGARARLQVVILDSCRDNPFAGKELLTQVGNTLRETRTGFASQSAPLNSMLIYSTSPGSLAFDGEGGNSPFTASLIEEASATPEALIKDVFEVVRRKTFERTNGRQVPWDSSTLIEPASFGLGAQLSRPIEVSSTGTGETRGVARVSDLEVVAEETQVSAAPFSNVITADFVPEVDIGPALSEALNIGVTDTVRFLARPETGVLMQRDRSGLNTDVTGRTLTGLDVDRLTLVNESVQVPAMTVDGGQLADSLLIEVNGVETRVALNLVPNDCDMEAGDHLDPDGMGLTRYPNEIRPEIALAACEAAIAANPDTGRFHYQKGRAQLALRNIDGAIASFERARDLGHTRAWHALGLQARYAERGVGGGTSEGRPDSDAVRQLFARGVAQGDPYAMHTLGYELLKNGGTTEAEVEGYDLLIRAMEVGHTFAMNALTGIYLDESSSYYDPERALRYMNESVARGDIYGMLNLGIAYQQGQAGLTPDTGRAYQLIKDAHDAGHPSTAYTLATMYNDGSAPGGRDTAQAVAIFSDGLERGDPVSGATAAYTLMTESVPGYDQFDAAVMAAKGTALANNRNAQYAEQQLDAMPQQVINGGAQRLIKALGGTLDVDGAFGPGSQSAMDEVLTRLGKGPAATDPKARILQLAQIYWETSPFRVDLY from the coding sequence ATGACCAGACCACTTTCGGTTTTGGCAGGCGCGCTTTTGTCGGTCAGCGTTTTGGCGACCGGCCCTGCGCTGGCCCAGAACAGCCTGATCGTCGAGCGGTTGATCAACGGGTCGGCGGATATTCTTCCGTTCCGGGGCATCAACCCCGATACCCGCGCCGCCAAGCGCTACGCGATTGTCATTGGCAATTCGGATTATGCCGACATTCCTGACCTGCCGAATGCCCACGCCGATGCGGAAGTGGTTGCCACCTTCCTGCGCGCGCAAGGCTATCTGGTGCGACACCACGAAGACATCACCAAGCGCGGCTTCGAGGACATGCTGCGCCGGGTGCTGTTTGACGTGGACCGCGACACCGAAGTGGTTGTTTTCTTTGCCGGTCATGGGTTTCAGATCGGGGCAGAGAACTATCTGGTGCCAACGGACGCGGACCTTGATTCTGTCTATGATGTGCCGTTTGAGGCGGTGTCACTGGGGTCACTGGTCGGCATCATCGGCGCACGGGCGAGACTTCAGGTCGTCATTCTGGACAGTTGCCGCGACAACCCGTTTGCGGGCAAGGAATTGCTGACCCAGGTGGGCAATACGCTGCGCGAGACGCGCACCGGATTTGCCAGCCAGTCCGCGCCGCTGAATTCGATGCTGATCTATTCGACCTCGCCGGGGTCGCTGGCCTTTGACGGGGAAGGCGGCAACAGCCCGTTTACGGCGTCACTGATCGAAGAAGCCTCGGCCACGCCGGAGGCGCTGATCAAGGATGTCTTCGAAGTTGTGCGCCGCAAGACGTTTGAGCGTACCAATGGCCGCCAGGTGCCATGGGACAGTTCGACCCTGATTGAACCGGCAAGCTTTGGTCTGGGCGCGCAATTGTCGCGGCCAATCGAAGTGAGCAGCACCGGCACGGGCGAGACGCGCGGCGTGGCCCGAGTGAGCGACCTGGAGGTCGTGGCCGAGGAAACGCAAGTGAGTGCGGCCCCTTTCAGCAATGTGATCACGGCAGATTTCGTGCCCGAGGTCGACATCGGCCCTGCCCTGTCCGAGGCGCTGAACATTGGTGTGACCGACACGGTGCGCTTTCTGGCGCGGCCTGAAACCGGCGTGCTGATGCAGCGCGACCGGAGCGGGCTGAACACCGATGTGACCGGGCGGACGTTGACCGGGTTGGATGTGGATCGTCTGACGCTGGTCAACGAAAGCGTGCAGGTGCCTGCGATGACCGTGGATGGCGGCCAATTGGCGGATTCGCTGTTGATCGAGGTCAACGGGGTCGAAACCCGCGTGGCACTGAACCTTGTGCCCAACGACTGCGACATGGAAGCAGGCGATCATCTGGACCCTGATGGCATGGGGCTGACCCGATACCCTAACGAAATTCGGCCGGAAATCGCGCTGGCCGCTTGCGAGGCTGCGATTGCGGCCAATCCCGATACCGGGCGGTTCCACTATCAAAAGGGCCGCGCGCAGCTTGCGCTGCGCAATATCGACGGTGCCATCGCCAGCTTTGAGCGGGCCCGCGATCTGGGACACACGCGGGCCTGGCACGCGCTGGGGCTTCAGGCACGCTATGCCGAACGTGGTGTGGGCGGCGGCACGTCCGAAGGACGGCCTGACAGTGATGCGGTACGCCAGCTTTTCGCGCGCGGTGTGGCGCAGGGTGATCCTTATGCCATGCACACGCTGGGGTATGAGCTGCTTAAGAACGGTGGCACAACCGAGGCCGAGGTCGAGGGCTATGACCTGCTGATCCGCGCGATGGAAGTTGGCCATACCTTTGCGATGAACGCGCTGACGGGCATCTATCTGGATGAATCCAGCAGCTACTATGACCCAGAGCGGGCCTTGCGGTATATGAACGAAAGCGTCGCACGCGGTGATATCTACGGGATGCTGAACCTTGGGATTGCCTATCAGCAAGGGCAGGCCGGGCTGACGCCCGATACGGGCCGCGCCTATCAGTTGATCAAGGATGCCCATGACGCGGGCCACCCCAGCACCGCCTATACGCTGGCGACGATGTATAACGACGGCTCTGCCCCCGGCGGGCGCGACACAGCGCAGGCGGTCGCGATCTTTTCTGATGGGTTGGAGCGTGGTGATCCGGTGTCCGGGGCCACGGCGGCCTATACGCTGATGACCGAAAGTGTGCCGGGCTATGACCAGTTTGACGCCGCTGTGATGGCAGCCAAGGGCACGGCGCTGGCAAACAACCGCAACGCGCAATATGCCGAACAACAGTTGGATGCGATGCCACAGCAGGTGATCAATGGCGGCGCGCAACGGCTGATCAAGGCGCTGGGCGGAACGCTGGATGTGGACGGTGCCTTTGGCCCCGGAAGCCAATCCGCGATGGATGAGGTTCTGACCCGTCTGGGCAAGGGGCCTGCGGCCACTGACCCCAAGGCGCGGATCCTGCAACTGGCCCAGATTTACTGGGAAACCTCGCCTTTCCGCGTCGACCTCTACTGA
- a CDS encoding LacI family DNA-binding transcriptional regulator: MTIADMSQALGLTKSTVSRALNGYPDIADATRLRVTRMAEKMGYRPLSHAQAIRTGRTKSLGLVIQLSEHDAHRPFLAEFLAGLSLGASAEGYTLTVASSTSDSDTLLAFQTMLQDRKADGFVLQRTLRDDPRIRMLRAMEVPFVLFGRTGDDHGCAWLDVDGEGAIGDAVDRLFALGHRRIGYIGGGLPYNYSALRRGGFVDAMARNGMAIDADLLREGAVTRADGAAAAAELLDTKAPPTAIVCAVDMAALGVYNAAADRGLTVGTELSVIAYDGIPEGAHMAPALSTYAVDFTDCGQRLSGFLIRRIQGEAPEKLRELTTARYLDRGSARAPVCTSAALAARIAKHHRT, from the coding sequence GTGACTATCGCTGATATGTCGCAGGCCCTTGGGCTGACCAAATCGACGGTCAGCCGGGCGCTGAATGGCTATCCCGATATTGCAGATGCGACGCGGCTGCGGGTGACACGCATGGCCGAAAAGATGGGTTATCGCCCGCTGTCACACGCACAGGCCATTCGGACCGGGCGCACCAAATCGCTGGGGCTGGTGATCCAGCTCAGCGAACATGACGCGCACCGGCCGTTTTTGGCAGAGTTTCTGGCGGGGCTGTCGCTGGGTGCCAGTGCTGAGGGCTATACACTTACGGTTGCATCCTCGACGTCTGACAGCGACACGCTGTTGGCGTTTCAGACCATGTTGCAGGACCGCAAGGCCGATGGATTTGTGCTGCAACGGACCCTGCGGGACGACCCGCGCATCCGGATGCTGCGCGCGATGGAGGTGCCGTTTGTCCTGTTTGGCCGCACCGGCGACGATCACGGCTGTGCGTGGCTGGATGTGGACGGCGAAGGTGCAATTGGTGATGCGGTCGACCGTCTTTTTGCACTGGGCCACCGGCGGATCGGCTATATTGGCGGCGGGCTGCCCTATAACTACAGCGCGCTGCGCCGCGGCGGTTTTGTGGATGCGATGGCCCGCAATGGCATGGCGATTGACGCCGACCTGCTGCGCGAAGGGGCCGTGACCCGCGCTGATGGCGCAGCGGCGGCGGCTGAATTGCTGGACACCAAGGCACCGCCCACAGCTATTGTCTGTGCCGTCGATATGGCGGCCCTTGGGGTCTACAACGCCGCTGCTGATCGCGGCCTGACTGTGGGCACAGAGCTGTCGGTGATTGCCTATGATGGCATCCCCGAAGGCGCGCATATGGCACCGGCACTGTCCACCTATGCGGTCGATTTCACCGATTGCGGCCAACGCCTGAGCGGGTTTCTGATCCGCCGTATTCAGGGTGAAGCGCCCGAAAAACTGCGCGAGCTGACCACAGCTCGCTACTTGGATCGCGGGTCCGCACGGGCCCCCGTCTGCACCAGTGCAGCGCTTGCTGCGCGGATCGCAAAACACCACAGGACCTAA
- a CDS encoding ABC transporter substrate-binding protein: protein MRTTPKILSTTACALVLSALAASAEELRFWTTEEQPERLARQEQMAADFAAASGHTVEVIPVSENDLGTRATAAFAAGDLPDVIYHTLQYAAPWAEAGILDIDAATDVVEMLGADTFAPGALTMADTGDGFASVPVDGWTQMIVYRKDKFDEAGLEAPTSFANVLAAVDALHNPPEMYGFVAATKIDENFMSQVLEHVFLANGVSPVDADGVADLDEAATIEVLEFYKAIAEASPPGDLYWDQSRSLYFSGNAAMIIWSPFILDELAGLRDSAPPTINDDPTSRDLAAATGIVTNFSGPSNPDGAAWGDVRYFGITSDAATDAAMEFVQYSLDEGYGQTLAIAPEGKFPVRRGTADNPTAFADLWATLDVGVDRKAPLGELYDAAMIDEIVGGLDVAQRWGVEEGQLATASKIINSQVINRLVREFIDGERDAAATVAELNAAIAAVQ from the coding sequence ATGAGAACGACGCCTAAAATCCTATCAACAACCGCCTGCGCACTGGTGCTGTCAGCCCTGGCGGCCAGCGCCGAAGAGCTGCGGTTCTGGACCACCGAGGAACAGCCCGAACGGCTGGCGCGGCAGGAACAGATGGCGGCAGATTTTGCAGCCGCATCGGGCCACACCGTGGAGGTGATCCCGGTCAGCGAGAACGACCTGGGCACCCGTGCAACGGCTGCATTTGCCGCGGGCGATCTGCCGGATGTGATCTATCATACGCTGCAATATGCTGCCCCTTGGGCCGAAGCGGGTATTCTGGACATCGACGCGGCCACCGACGTGGTCGAGATGTTGGGCGCGGATACCTTTGCCCCCGGCGCGCTGACGATGGCGGACACGGGCGACGGTTTCGCATCTGTGCCGGTGGACGGCTGGACGCAGATGATCGTCTACCGCAAGGACAAGTTTGACGAAGCGGGCCTTGAGGCACCGACATCCTTTGCCAACGTGCTGGCCGCTGTTGACGCTCTGCATAACCCGCCTGAGATGTATGGCTTTGTCGCGGCCACCAAGATCGACGAGAACTTCATGTCTCAGGTGCTGGAGCATGTGTTCCTCGCCAACGGCGTAAGCCCGGTTGATGCGGACGGCGTGGCCGATCTGGACGAGGCTGCAACGATCGAGGTGCTGGAGTTCTACAAGGCCATTGCCGAAGCTTCACCGCCGGGTGATCTGTATTGGGATCAGTCGCGCAGCCTGTATTTCAGCGGCAATGCGGCGATGATTATCTGGTCGCCATTCATCCTGGATGAATTGGCCGGTCTGCGCGACAGCGCCCCGCCCACGATCAACGATGACCCCACCAGCCGGGATCTGGCGGCGGCCACGGGTATCGTGACCAACTTCAGCGGCCCGTCGAACCCCGATGGTGCGGCATGGGGTGACGTTCGTTACTTTGGCATCACCTCTGACGCAGCCACCGATGCGGCGATGGAATTCGTGCAGTATTCGCTGGACGAAGGCTATGGCCAGACACTTGCGATCGCGCCTGAGGGCAAGTTCCCGGTGCGGCGCGGCACAGCCGACAACCCCACAGCATTTGCAGACCTTTGGGCCACGCTGGATGTGGGCGTTGACCGCAAGGCACCATTGGGTGAACTTTATGACGCGGCGATGATCGACGAGATCGTGGGCGGTCTGGATGTCGCACAGCGCTGGGGCGTCGAAGAAGGCCAATTGGCCACGGCGTCGAAGATCATCAACAGCCAGGTCATCAACCGTTTGGTGCGCGAGTTCATCGATGGTGAACGCGACGCAGCAGCGACAGTGGCCGAGTTGAACGCAGCCATCGCGGCGGTTCAATAA
- a CDS encoding carbohydrate ABC transporter permease produces MTDLTPPKGTGPLGRREARLAWGLLSPTLIAVALVVILPLLAIFWISVKPVSLADLRPPEVVLREDIRGDDEAVGDQANIRYRLRNSSQDQPITGVSFSDVLPAGLRVTDLDPRCTLEGRDLFCDLGDWEPGLRETLMIPVEIEQAYLDGGERPQDSDAVTIGRGANVLTNATFTWENFARVFDGDEFWGVLGVTLFYTVFGTIGALLFGLFAALLLNKSFKGQGILRGLYLFPYVAPVIAVAFAWILLFDPFSGSANALLVQMGVTTEAINFFGERPLALIMVTVFEIWRYFPLSFLFILARMQSIDSDMYEAADMDGASPFQQFWYLSVPQLLGILSVLFLLRFIWTFNKFDDIFLLTGGNAGTRTLTVNVYEQAFAVSNIGAGAAVAVVIFACLLLFSVFFFRFISREEGL; encoded by the coding sequence ATGACCGATCTGACACCACCCAAAGGGACCGGACCACTTGGCAGGCGCGAGGCGCGGCTGGCATGGGGCTTGCTGTCGCCCACGTTGATCGCCGTGGCCTTGGTCGTGATCCTGCCGCTGCTTGCGATTTTCTGGATCTCGGTCAAGCCTGTGTCACTGGCCGATCTGCGCCCGCCAGAAGTGGTGCTGCGCGAAGACATCCGTGGCGATGATGAGGCGGTAGGCGATCAGGCCAATATCCGCTACCGGCTGCGCAATTCCAGTCAGGACCAGCCGATCACCGGTGTCAGTTTCAGCGATGTGTTGCCCGCCGGGCTGAGGGTCACTGATCTGGACCCGCGTTGCACGCTGGAGGGGCGCGATCTGTTCTGCGATCTGGGCGATTGGGAGCCGGGGCTGCGCGAGACCCTGATGATCCCTGTCGAGATCGAGCAAGCTTATCTGGATGGTGGCGAACGCCCGCAGGACAGCGACGCTGTGACCATCGGGCGTGGGGCCAATGTGCTGACCAATGCCACCTTCACATGGGAAAACTTTGCCCGCGTCTTTGACGGGGATGAGTTCTGGGGCGTGTTGGGTGTGACCCTGTTCTACACCGTCTTTGGCACCATCGGCGCGCTGCTGTTTGGGCTGTTTGCGGCGCTGCTGCTGAACAAATCCTTCAAAGGGCAGGGCATTCTGCGGGGGCTTTATCTGTTTCCTTACGTGGCCCCGGTGATCGCGGTGGCCTTCGCCTGGATTCTGCTGTTCGACCCGTTTTCGGGCAGTGCCAATGCGCTGTTGGTGCAGATGGGTGTAACAACGGAAGCGATCAATTTCTTTGGCGAGCGCCCGCTGGCGCTGATCATGGTGACAGTCTTTGAAATCTGGCGCTATTTCCCGCTGTCGTTCCTGTTCATCCTGGCCCGGATGCAGTCGATAGACAGCGACATGTATGAGGCCGCGGACATGGACGGGGCCAGCCCATTCCAGCAGTTCTGGTATCTGAGCGTGCCGCAGTTGTTGGGTATCTTAAGCGTGCTATTCCTGTTGCGCTTCATTTGGACGTTCAACAAGTTCGACGACATTTTCCTGCTGACTGGGGGCAATGCGGGCACCCGGACGCTGACGGTGAACGTCTATGAGCAGGCCTTTGCGGTCAGCAATATTGGCGCCGGTGCGGCGGTGGCCGTGGTGATCTTTGCCTGTCTGCTGCTGTTTTCGGTCTTCTTCTTCCGCTTCATCAGCCGGGAGGAGGGGCTATGA